In Oreochromis aureus strain Israel breed Guangdong linkage group 15, ZZ_aureus, whole genome shotgun sequence, a single genomic region encodes these proteins:
- the knl1 gene encoding uncharacterized protein knl1 isoform X2 translates to MEPLDPPKNNEGSGFSKRRLSSILKAPRKSARFADQDQQENVVERVKPVEKRNSRRVSFAPANDVLLFSKDVKNGSPVRSPLQEIITARATTTQNRVQVGVTEDGSEIIGMETLLNAPLHVSQQKDKATGDDFGEKTVMFSTEDAAMDMTQSHTINIAADIPEDIPLDNYDIFPVLGENRLIDDKATVLPLSTGRNVDVSTSLSCLDPGFENFLASLSKPSGQSTNAVNITMTLPAEPSSEETKGSLVQIKTQRPNLDKENQVPVSVSALMEKTPHNTRKTGESSYRSALCPEDDVSMDMTEAQTGRILGVCDDDDNPFQCLFPTQDMYTHSQMKRQQSSKASGLTNPKDKVSLINPLVPAPHQRHKVSSDAKNECREKTVVFAGDDEFMDMTGCHTVNIACGPLVPEEKSADIHKENLPLNTTQNVREPFKGITICPELDMDMTEAQTGHILEGVQDDPFQFLFPPQDMYTHCLKKADSTSGQRISEALKSSNHKGIEASSSKALKNQNKPDIENNSSDKTVRFSADDACMDVTRSHTVNIHQLQVQSDQNFDFLPAKEKTLRFTPDDSIMDKNYGLTTNTSSDSASNSVNSEKKQDRQICDLPRNTSLSAHSLDPGSKNLTASSSINPIITKMTSNGNAVCPEGDISMDMTEAQTGYILEGDAGTATDARLQDLFPTQSIHPQSGNVRKADWQNSKATGLSSCKGKENFLKTSGNTKVQRQQVKLNVEDDCKEKTVVPVTQSLTVNIVSDLELQSHQDTGLLPANGEKTVRFSIDDAAMDVTRSHTVNIATDVNLLSDHSLPLHGEKTVRFGIDDAAMDVTRSHTVNIATDVNLLSDHNSDLLPPTGEKTVRFSTDDAAMEVTRSHTVNIATNLNLQSDHNSDLLPPIGEKTVRFSTDDAAMEVTRSHTVNIATDVNLQSDHNSDLLPPTGEKTVRFSTDDAAMEVTRSHTVNIATNLNLQSDHNSDLLPPIGEKTVRFGTDDAAMDVTRSHTVNIATDVNLLSDHSLPLNGEKTVRFGTDDAAMEVTRSHTVNIATNLNLQPDHNSDLLPPTGEKTVRFNTDDAAMDMTRSHTVNIINDLQLESHQNTSAVPPSGEKTVRFTTSNPATDVTRSRTVKIATDFDKKLHQNVDFPPTSEEKTVRFNANDGAMDMTECLTISIPSVSAPDLVLPLQKVLPIQEIQGLSFKVEKSNSEARGLHGNISSSAHEFKNLSNTSGLWTDIKQQDNDIPSPQKATDPRDILIQLKTQKPAMNPESEAPGLVSSFKKKPVSTTMMDCTEINVSMDMTEAQTGCILGQTCTDDPLQCLSSTQDPNSDLTQRSGDLVLSNPDDQEIVNVPDSLNSNERENTEEPEPRTTACLISQDMERSPNFAAKDADALCSRKSRRISLADIQSKVRRLSHMISAAPSAVGTDNCTAPLHHLEQDLEKNSKDKTLPVTVAEAEMELVNTEDNARAQCFIEAEHPSDAITTTPFSSKTKQLMSRISLGGFKPKLPQKFKPDESKRVKSSGQHTKMITVNVAKEVNTFDGDVSDIYDEELGSYEDMSETLDTRSPQKSPEFNMVEPLEDTVFEDDVINPVHGQKRLLPEDKTTVEDQKRMKASCETVEVSEVLECDSNITTAHTTTQTIDSSSNHTASIKCETASESTFKHSLFESQLEDSAVDVQMKLKDGTITVSEFFKLFGIDFVIHNPRESVLPGRFLSDTEASPMDLLKDQHISRPKQMVYETDVFNLTGKVEGLKVRMRDLNKPLNTVNRSLWEDMRYASDKELKSFGAKLKERNNFFRKTSKVQSHEMKEVLYSNLVQANLEEQQKLRGRIQEADEMIKTLDDCICELETELSAVEEKGFEDKPSLKSLQEEMKRVTETTADNERQISELEMQKKQNSSKVKRLRAETRNLEIHMGVLNMMNEWKLREMRDNCRVFTFLHETMHLQLVFEKANGNDAGTEQKITHITFKLELDDEKSQCHARLVHKLISEYIEGESCWVKKYPTRRQVPKLLHDVSLVVSRCRLLGEELRLLKLWGGLRLDILDISCMDTKVRIVFSSLKKFSKFEVVFAICLINHFCVLQVESFKNIIGSTTIQQIEDIVASFTPAKNLLTKTVRKIHEVLLC, encoded by the exons ATGGAGCCTCTGGATCCTCCAAAGAATAA TGAAGGCAGTGGATTTTCAAAGCGCCGCCTTTCCTCG attttaaaaGCACCACGGAAATCAGCCAGGTTCGCTGACCAAGATCAGCAAGAAAATGTG GTGGAACGTGTCAAACCAGTGGAAAAGAGGAATTCAAGACGAGTCAGTTTTGCCCCTGCTAATGACGTCCTTCTGTTTTCTAA GGATGTCAAAAATGGCTCCCCTGTCCGAAGCCCTTTGCAAGAAATAATAACAGCAA GAGCAACAACCACACAAAATAG GGTGCAAGTGGGAGTCACTGAAGATGGGAGTGAAATCATTG GTATGGAAACTCTTTTGAATGCTCCTCTACATGTTTCCCAACAAAAGGATAAG GCCACTGGAGATGACTTTGGGGAGAAAACAGTGATGTTTTCCACAGAAGACGCAGCCATGGACATGACCCAAAGCCACACTATAAATATTGCTGCAGACATACCTGAAGATATACCCCTTGACAACTATGACATTTTCCCAGTTCTTGGAGAAAATCGCTTGATAGATGATAAAGCCACAGTCCTACCACTATCCACAGGCAGAAATGTCGACGTAAGCACATCATTGTCATGTTTGGATCCTGGATTTGAAAACTTCCTTGCAAGTCTGTCTAAACCAAGTGGCCAGAGCACTAATGCTGTAAACATCACGATGACTCTTCCTGCTGAACCATCCTCCGAAGAAACAAAAGGCTCCCTGGTCCAGATTAAAACACAAAGGCCTAATTTGGATAAAGAAAATCAAGTTCCAGTGTCCGTTTCTGCTCTGATGGAGAAGACACCACATAACACCAGGAAAACTGGAGAATCATCCTATAGGAGTGCACTCTGTCCAGAAGATGATGTGAGCATGGATATGACTGAAGCCCAGACAGGTCGCATCCTGGGAGTCTGTGATGATGACGATAATCCTTTCCAGTGTCTTTTTCCTACTCAAGACATGTACACCCACTCACAGATGAAACGGCAGCAGAGCAGTAAAGCATCAGGATTAACCAACCCAAAAG ATAAAGTGTCCTTGATAAATCCTCTCGTACCTGCTCCTCATCAAAGACACAAG GTGAGCTCTGATGCGAAAAACGAATGCAGAGAGAAGACAGTAGTGTTTGCTGGAGATGACGAGTTTATGGACATGACTGGGTGTCACACAGTAAACATCGCCTGTGGTCCATTGGTTCCAGAGGAAAAATCAGCAGATATTCATAAAGAGAACTTGCCACTAAATACCACTCAAAATGTTAGAGAGCCTTTTAAAGGCATTACCATATGTCCTGAACTAGACATGGATATGACAGAAGCTCAAACTGGCCACATTTTGGAAGGTGTGCAGGACGAtccttttcagtttctttttccaCCACAAGACATGTACACCCACTGTCTCAAGAAAGCAGATAGTACTTCAGGACAGCGGATAAGTGAAGCACTCAAATCATCTAACCATAAAG GTATTGAAGCTTCATCTTCAAAGGCACTAAAAAATCAG AACAAACCTGACATTGAGAACAACTCCAGCGACAAAACAGTGAGATTTTCTGCAGATGATGCCTGTATGGATGTGACACGAAGTCACACTGTAAATATCCACCAGTTGCAAGTACAGTCTGACCAAAATTTTGACTTTTTACCTGCTAAAGAGAAAACTTTAAGATTCACTCCAGATGACAGTATTATGGATAAGAATTATGGCCTCACTACAAACACTTCCAGTGATTCAGCGTCCAATTCAGTTAATTCTGAGAAGAAACAAGACCGTCAAATATGTGATCTGCCTAGGAACACATCTTTGTCAGCACATAGTTTGGACCCAGGGTCAAAAAACCTTACAGCTTCCTCCAGCATTAATCCTATAATTACTAAAATGACCTCTAATGGAAATGCAGTCTGTCCTGAAGGAGACATAAGCATGGACATGACTGAAGCTCAAACTGGCTACATTTTGGAAGGGGATGCAGGCACAGCTACAGATGCCCGTCTTCAGGATCTTTTTCCCACGCAAAGCATACACCCCCAAAGTGGTAATGTCAGAAAAGCTGACTGGCAGAACAGTAAAGCAACTGGATTATCAAGCTGTAAAG GTAAAGAAAATTTCCTGAAGACTTCTGGAAACACAAAGGTGCAAAGACAGCAG GTTAAGCTTAATGTGGAAGATGACTGCAAAGAGAAGACAGTGGTTCCTGTTACACAAAGTCTCACAGTGAACATTGTCAGTGATTTAGAACTGCAGTCTCACCAAGACACAGGCCTCTTACCTGCTAATGGAGAAAAGACAGTGAGGTTCAGTATAGATGATGCTGCAATGGATGTGACACGAAGTCACACTGTGAACATTGCCACCGATGTAAACCTGCTGTCAGATCACAGTTTACCTCTCCATGGAGAAAAGACGGTGAGGTTTGGTATAGATGATGCTGCCATGGATGTGACACGAAGTCACACTGTGAACATTGCCACTGATGTAAACCTGCTGTCAGATCACAATTCAGACCTTTTACCTCCTACCGGAGAAAAAACTGTGAGGTTCAGTACAGATGATGCTGCCATGGAGGTGACACGAAGTCACACTGTGAACATTGCCACCAATCTAAACCTGCAGTCAGATCACAATTCAGACCTTTTACCTCCTATCGGAGAAAAAACTGTGAGGTTCAGTACAGATGATGCTGCCATGGAGGTGACACGAAGTCACACTGTGAACATTGCCACTGATGTAAACCTGCAGTCAGATCACAATTCAGACCTTTTACCTCCTACCGGAGAAAAAACTGTGAGGTTCAGTACAGATGATGCTGCCATGGAGGTGACACGAAGTCACACTGTGAACATTGCCACCAATCTAAACCTGCAGTCAGATCACAATTCAGACCTTTTACCTCCTATCGGAGAAAAAACTGTGAGGTTTGGTACAGATGATGCTGCCATGGATGTGACACGAAGTCACACGGTGAACATTGCCACCGATGTAAACTTGCTGTCAGATCACAGTTTACCTCTCAATGGAGAAAAGACGGTGAGGTTCGGTACAGATGATGCTGCCATGGAGGTGACACGAAGTCACACTGTGAACATTGCCACTAATCTAAACCTGCAGCCAGATCACAATTCAGACCTTTTACCTCCTACTGGAGAAAAAACTGTGAGGTTTAATACAGATGATGCAGCGATGGATATGACACGAAGTCACACTGTGAACATCATCAATGATTTACAACTGGAGTCGCACCAAAACACCAGTGCCGTACCTCCTAGTGGAGAGAAAACAGTGAGGTTTACTACCAGCAATCCAGCTACTGATGTGACACGAAGTCGCACTGTAAAAATTGCCACCGATTTTGACAAGAAGTTGCATCAAAATGTAGATTTTCCACCTACCTCCGAAGAGAAAACAGTGAGGTTCAATGCAAATGATGGAGCAATGGATATGACGGAGTGCCTCACTATAAGTATTCCAAGTGTTTCTGCACCAGACCTGGTTCTACCATTGCAAAAGGTTCTGCCCATTCAGGAAATCCAGGGTCTTTCTTTTAAAGTAGAGAAATCAAATAGTGAGGCCCGTGGTCTGCATGGAAACATATCTTCGTCAGCACATGAATTTAAAAACTTGTCAAACACAAGTGGCCTGTGGACTGATATTaaacaacaggacaatgatATACCATCCCCTCAAAAAGCTACGGACCCAAGGGACATACTGATACAGCTTAAAACACAGAAACCTGCTATGAATCCTGAAAGTGAAGCTCCAGGTTTGGTTTCATCTTTCAAAAAGAAGCCAGTAAGTACAACCATGATGGACTGTACAGAAATCAATGTGAGCATGGATATGACTGAAGCTCAAACAGGATGCATTTTGGGTCAGACGTGCACAGATGACCCCCTTCAGTGCCTGTCCTCCACACAAGATCCCAATTCAGACCTCACACAGAGGAGTGGTGATTTGGTGTTATCCAATCCTGATGACCAGGAAATTGTGAATGTGCCAGATTCTCTTAACTCAAACGAAAGGGAGAACACAGAAGAACCTGAACCAAGAACTACAGCTTGTCTGATATCACAGGATATGGAAAGGTCACCCAATTTTGCTGCCAAGGATGCTGATGCGTTGTGCTCACGAAAGTCTAGACGAATCAGTTTAGCTGATATTCAGTCAAAAGTAAGGCGTTTGAGTCACATGATAAGTGCAGCTCCCAGTGCAGTTGGAACCGATAACTGCACTGCACCTTTGCATCATTTGGAGCAAGACCTCGAGAAAAACTCAAAAGATAAAACATTACCTGTCACTGTGGCAGAAGCTGAAATGGAATTGGTAAACACTGAAGACAATGCACGAGCTCAGTGTTTTATAGAAGCAGAGCATCCCAGTGATGCTATTACTACAACTCCTTTCAGCTCAAAGACCAAACAGCTTATGTCAAGAATCTCACTGGGAGGCTTTAAGCCGAAACTGCCCCAAAAATTCAAACCTGATGAGTCAAAGAGAGTGAAATCTTCAGGACAGCATACAAAGATGATCACCGTCAACGTTGCCAAGGAGGTGAACACCTTTGATGGTGATGTTAGTGATATTTACGATGAAGAGCTGGGTAGTTATGAAGATATGTCAGAAACACTGGACACTAGAAGTCCTCAGAAAAGTCCAGAGTTCAACATGGTCGAACCTTTAGAGGACACTGTATTTGAAGACGATGTTATTAACCCTGTTCATGGACAAAAGAGACTTCTGCCAGAAGATAAAACTACTGTGGAGGATCAAAAGAGAATGAAAGCATCCTGTGAGACTGTTGAAGTG TCAGAGGTCCTAGAGTGTGACAGTAATATAACTACAGCTCATACGACTACACAGACAATAGATTCCTCCAGCAATCACACAGCCAGCATCAAATGCGAAACTGCATCTGAGTCAA cttttaaaCACAGCTTGTTTGAATCTCAGCTTGAAGACAGTGCTGTTGATGTGCAGATG AAACTCAAAGATGGCACCATAACGGTCTCGGAGTTCTTTAAACTCTTCGGCATTGACTTTGTCATCCATAATCCTCGAGAGAGTGTCCTTCCTGGCAGA tttttgtcagACACAGAGGCCTCACCAATGGATTTACTGAAAGACCAACATATCAGTCGTCCTAAACAGATGGTCTATGAGACGGATGTCTTTAACCTCACAGGAAAGGTTGAAGG GCTGAAGGTGCGAATGCGGGATCTAAACAAACCTCTTAATACTGTCAATAGATCTTTGTGGGAGGACATGAGATATGCTTCAGATAAAGAG CTGAAATCTTTTGGGGCTAAACTAAAGGAGAGAAATAACTTCTtcagaaaaacaagcaaagtTCAGTCACATGAAATGAAGGAGGTTCTGTACTCAAATCTTGTGCAGGCGAATCTG gagGAGCAGCAGAAGTTAAGAGGAAGAATTCAGGAAGCAGATGAGATGATAAAAACTCTGGATGACTGTATTTGTGAATTAGAAACAG AATTATCTGCAGTTGAAGAAAAAGGGTTTGAAGACAAACCAAGTCTGAAGTCGCTGCAGGAAG AAATGAAGAGAGTCACTGAGACGACGGCTGATAATGAGAG ACAAATATCTGAACTAGAGATGCAGAAGAAGCAGAATTCAAGTAAAGTCAAAAGGCTTCGAGCTGAGACGAGGAACCTGGAGATTCATATGGGCGTTCTGAATAT GATGAATGAATGGAAGCTCAGAGAAATGAGGGACAACTGCAGAGTCTTCACTTTCCTCCATGAGACCATGCATCTGCAGCTGGTGTTTGAAAAGGCCAAtg GTAATGATGCCGGCACTGAGCAGAAAATAACACACATCACTTTTAAACTGGAACTCGATG ATGAGAAGTCACAGTGCCATGCACGCCTTGTTCACAAATTGATCTCCGAGTACATTGAAGGTGAAAGTTGCTGGGTAAAGAAATACCCAACAAGAAGACAAGTACCAAAG cttctccatgatgtcaGCCTGGTGGTGAGTCGATGTCGTCTTCTGGGAGAGGAACTGCGTCTCCTGAAACTGTGGGGAGGTCTACGGCTGGATATACTCGACATCAGCTGCATGGACACCAA AGTGCGCATTGTCTTCAGCAGTCTGAAGAAATTTTCCAAATTTGAGGTCGTCTTTGCCATCTGTCTCATCAACCACTTCTGTGTCCTGCAAGTAGAGAGCTTTAAAAACATCATTGGAAGCACAAC GATTCAACAGATTGAAGACATTGTGGCTTCGTTCACTCCCGCCAAAAACCTGCTGACAAAGACTGTCAGAAAGATTCATGAAGTGTTATTATGTTGA